Within the Topomyia yanbarensis strain Yona2022 unplaced genomic scaffold, ASM3024719v1 HiC_scaffold_30, whole genome shotgun sequence genome, the region accgaaagccagcggaaaggctgtgaaaaaatccggcggcggcggtggcaaggcacagaagaacatcgccacaaaagcaggaggaggagagaagaagaagcgaaagcaacgccgcaaggaaagctacgctatctacatctacaaggtgCTGAAGCAGGTCCATCCGGACACCGGTGTCTCGTCGAAGGCGATGAGCATCATGAATAGCTTCGTGAACGACATCTTCGAGCGTATTGCTAACGAAGCATCTCGTCTGGCCCATTACAACCGACGGTCGACGATCACCTCCCGCGAGGTACAGACCGCCGTTCGTTTGCTGTTACCGGGCGAGCTGGCCAAACATGCCGTATCGGAAGGTACCAAGGCCGTTACCAAGTATACCAGCTCGAAGTAAATCGTCGCCCGCCCCGCCGCCGGATGTCACACAGCATCGTcatcggcccttttcagggccaccaaaacacgttctggtaaagagttgaattgaaatgtacacatagtttatataaacattagttgttgttgtttgtttgtttcattaGAGCTAAAAAGGTTGTCATTTTTTTCTCTGTCCATTTTTCTAATCAAATGTGTTTTGCTGTAGTTTGTGGAAGTAGTCTTTCCCCTTACCGCGCTAGTTGACTGTTTTTCGTTAAGACGGAAAACGGTCTTTTTGTCGTctattctattcagtttaaaacagCCCATTATATGACCGACCCCCAGCGTGTGAGAAAATTCTGCCGCAAAAAGAACACACttctggatcatacttgttaaTACAATAAACTTCCCAGTCTTCAAACTTTTGATCTTCGTAGAAACCGTACCCAACACAATTTGTAATCTCAAAGTTGATCGATCAATACAATACGTTCGCCAATTTAGGCTAAAAAATCGGTAATTAtcgttcgttcgtttgtttattgtgccagccaatttttctctgttttattatagccaaaataagcgcgttgtttgctaatcagagtaatattatacttgctctgtttgtttgtttgtttgttaaggCAACAGAAAACCACGGCCTGCTATTAATTTACCTGTACGTACGTTTATCTGAGCAAGAAACCGCGCCTATTTACTATAGTGATTTGTTTAATCAAACTAACGACTGATTTATCTTGCCAATCGGCGGGCCAGTTGAATGCGGGTGTGCTGCTCAAGCTAGAAAACTCATGGGGGGAACGGAGCATTGACGGAAAATAAGCATCAATCAAttctttacaattttgttagtcctgaaaaggactgttgttttgggaggacgcgcacgttgtcgggaatttacttcttgccggcggtgaccttcttcggggcggtggcggccttctttggcttaggtgccttcggcttgttcgctgcagccttcgatggttTGGTGGCTTTCTGTTTAGTGGCAGCCGTTACCGCCTTTGCAGGGGCAGCAGCTGTCGCTTTCTTCGTAGCCGATTTCTTAGCGGCCGCGATCGCCGCCTTGGGCTTGCTGGTCTTCTCACCACCACCAGCCGGCGGATTTTTCTTCTCCCCGGATTTAGTAGCCGATTTCTTCGGTTTTTTCGCTGCACCCGATGGTGGTTTCTTATCGCCAGCCGGTTTCTTTGCTTCGACCGTCACCTTAAACGATCCGGAAGCACCGGTACCCTTGGTCTGGGTGATGTTTCCCTTCTCGACACCCGTTTTCAAAGCCTTCCGGATAAACGGAGCCAGCCTGGCGACGTCACACATGTAGTTGACGGCGATGTACTTTTTGATCGCCTGCAGTGATGATCCGCTCCGTTCCTTCAGGGTCCGGATGGCAGCCAGAACCATCTCACTCACTGGTGGAtgggttgaagattttttcggttTCTTGGCGTCACTCTTGCTAGCCTTGGCCGCCTGCTTCGGTGGTGCTTTGGCAGCTGGCGGAGAGGCGACGACGGCAGGGGCCGTGGCAGCAACGTCGATAGCAGTTTCAGCCATTGCGCGttcgtttggtttggttttcttCCACACACAGTTGTAGACGACGAGTTGATGGATGCACGATGATGCAAGTCTGCGAATATGATAACCGGGGGTCCGGTGTCTGTTGTTTAGGATCGTATTCATCGGCTCTGTTTGGGAACGCGTAGATGACGGTTGAAAGTTACTATTCGATCGGTGCCGGTAAAATTTTACGGACTGTTGttttaaatcaaccaaaattGAATTACTGCTTGTGAAAAGTACACTGGAAGTTTGCATTCAATTTACTGCACTGTCCGCACCGTCCAAACTAACACCCG harbors:
- the LOC131695162 gene encoding histone H1A, sperm-like; this encodes MAETAIDVAATAPAVVASPPAAKAPPKQAAKASKSDAKKPKKSSTHPPVSEMVLAAIRTLKERSGSSLQAIKKYIAVNYMCDVARLAPFIRKALKTGVEKGNITQTKGTGASGSFKVTVEAKKPAGDKKPPSGAAKKPKKSATKSGEKKNPPAGGGEKTSKPKAAIAAAKKSATKKATAAAPAKALEQHTRIQLARRLAR